One Acidimicrobiales bacterium genomic region harbors:
- a CDS encoding patatin-like phospholipase family protein, producing the protein MDLGPELAEVPLFSVLDTEELTALSSLAERQDLRSGARLYKEGEPSTHFYVVVRGRLEETSDGELLGYIGRLEPVGEIGILMEEPRTSTVRAVRDSILLRFEKAELLDFLDHHSAVQRALSRLMVVRVRERGRARVQGATEVHGTLAIIPASPHLPVMTLAEGLVRRLSGWPDARLITAAHVDATLGPGSSQTSLSDGAGSTRLAAWMNELESRHRYLVYAADSDRDAWALRCLHNADRVLVLIEANARPRPVRVLQELRSLGLLAPVELVFLRPEGDPSPHTSAWTDVTGARARYFVHPWDEADLASLARQVAGHGVGVVLGGGGARGFAHIGLVRALEQLGVPVDVAGGTSMGAFLSALLALGLDSVEMAHTARETFVSNNFLNDYALPRVSLIRGRKFGARLLDIFGDRQIEELRRTFFCVSTNLTTGVPVVHDRGPLSLWVGTSMAVPGIAPPIAYEGELLCDGGVLDNLPTGVMQGLERGAIIACNVSTDGYLRAPGSGIGRPDPDALLRHGSMDTPPRLSEILVRSAMLSSATSVDLAAERADVYVRMPSQDFGMFDWKRLDELVELGYRHALEQLAPVRDSLLS; encoded by the coding sequence GTGGATCTCGGGCCGGAACTGGCCGAGGTGCCGCTGTTCTCGGTCCTGGACACAGAGGAGCTCACCGCTCTCTCGTCGCTGGCTGAGCGACAGGACCTCCGCAGCGGCGCTCGCCTGTACAAGGAAGGCGAGCCGTCGACGCACTTCTACGTCGTCGTTCGCGGACGACTGGAGGAGACCTCGGACGGCGAGCTGCTCGGGTACATCGGCCGCCTGGAGCCGGTCGGCGAGATCGGGATCCTGATGGAGGAGCCCAGGACGTCGACGGTGCGGGCCGTGCGCGACAGCATCCTCCTGCGCTTCGAGAAGGCCGAGCTTCTCGACTTTCTCGACCACCACTCCGCGGTCCAGCGGGCGCTGTCACGACTCATGGTGGTCCGCGTCCGCGAGCGGGGCCGAGCTCGCGTCCAGGGCGCCACCGAGGTCCACGGGACCCTGGCGATCATCCCCGCCTCGCCTCACCTGCCGGTCATGACGCTGGCCGAGGGGCTCGTTCGCCGTTTGTCGGGTTGGCCCGACGCTCGGCTCATCACCGCTGCACATGTCGACGCGACGCTCGGGCCCGGCTCCTCGCAGACGTCACTCTCCGACGGAGCGGGCAGCACCCGCCTCGCGGCGTGGATGAACGAGCTGGAGAGCCGGCATCGCTATCTCGTCTACGCCGCCGACAGCGACCGCGACGCCTGGGCGCTGCGCTGTCTGCACAACGCCGACCGCGTGCTGGTGCTGATCGAGGCCAACGCGCGCCCGAGACCGGTGCGGGTGCTCCAGGAGCTTCGTTCGCTCGGCCTGCTCGCGCCCGTCGAGCTGGTGTTCCTGCGGCCCGAAGGAGATCCCTCGCCCCACACCTCGGCCTGGACGGACGTGACCGGCGCCCGCGCCCGGTACTTCGTACACCCATGGGACGAAGCCGACCTGGCGTCGCTGGCCCGCCAGGTCGCCGGGCACGGCGTCGGCGTGGTGCTGGGCGGCGGCGGGGCGCGCGGGTTCGCCCACATCGGGCTCGTCCGAGCGTTGGAGCAGCTGGGCGTGCCGGTCGACGTGGCCGGTGGGACGAGCATGGGGGCCTTCCTGTCGGCCCTCCTGGCCCTCGGTCTGGACAGCGTCGAGATGGCGCACACGGCTCGGGAGACCTTCGTCAGCAACAACTTCCTGAACGACTACGCGCTTCCGCGTGTGTCACTCATCCGAGGGCGCAAGTTCGGCGCTCGCCTGCTGGATATCTTCGGGGACCGTCAGATCGAAGAGCTGCGCCGGACCTTCTTCTGTGTCTCGACCAACCTGACCACGGGAGTCCCGGTCGTCCACGATCGAGGCCCGTTGTCGCTCTGGGTGGGCACGAGCATGGCCGTACCCGGGATCGCCCCACCGATCGCCTACGAGGGCGAGCTGCTGTGCGACGGAGGCGTTCTCGACAACCTCCCGACGGGCGTGATGCAAGGTCTCGAGCGCGGAGCGATCATCGCCTGCAACGTCAGCACCGACGGATACCTCAGAGCCCCCGGGTCGGGGATCGGTCGCCCCGACCCCGACGCCCTGCTTCGCCACGGCAGCATGGACACGCCTCCGCGCCTGAGTGAGATCCTCGTCCGCAGCGCCATGCTGAGCAGCGCCACGAGCGTCGACCTCGCGGCTGAGCGCGCCGATGTGTATGTCCGCATGCCATCGCAGGACTTCGGCATGTTCGACTGGAAACGCCTGGACGAGCTCGTGGAGCTCGGCTACCGCCACGCCCTCGAGCAGCTCGCTCCGGTACGCGACTCGCTCCTGTCCTGA